Proteins from one Malaya genurostris strain Urasoe2022 chromosome 2, Malgen_1.1, whole genome shotgun sequence genomic window:
- the LOC131429924 gene encoding mitochondrial inner membrane protease ATP23 homolog, with product MSDDPVPQPAKSKPSAPIPNAVVDREDEKEGNKWGYDLYPERRGEKYKPSWGRVLLGIEGRENIDKIKCERNVYSCVKNSPMVKLMMGALKSSGCAIDIRRHIACEVCDISVSGGYDPVLNQVVVCQNIARNEGIVQGVLSHEMIHMFDYCRNDLDFKNIDHLACTEIRAANLTHCSFLSACTQGDASPFKIKQAHQDCVKTKALNSVLAVRKVSPEEAIAAVERVFPKCYNDLEPIGRRIRRNSKDMFKAYMEGPLYGYDVD from the exons ATGTCCGACGACCCTGTGCCGCAACCTGCCAAAAGCAAACCATCGGCCCCAATTCCGAATGCTGTTGTAGATCGAGAAGACGAAAAAGAAGGTAACAAATGGGGCTATGATTTGTACCCTGAACGCCGGGGAGAAAAGTACAAACCTAGCTGGGGCCGTGTGCTGTTAGGTATCGAAGGAAGGGAGAACATCGACAAAATCAAGTGCGAACGGAACGTATATTCGTGCGTCAAAAACAGTCCTATGGTTAAACTAATGATGGGAGCACTAAAGAGTTCAGGCTG TGCAATCGACATCCGACGACACATTGCTTGTGAGGTTTGTGACATCTCGGTCAGTGGAGGCTACGATCCTGTTTTGAATCAAGTGGTGGTTTGCCAAAATATAGCCCGCAATGAGGGAATAGTGCAGGGAGTGCTGTCTCATGAAATGATTCACATGTTTGACTACTGCAGAAATGATCTGGATTTCAAAAACATCGATCATCTGGCGTGTACGGAAATACGTGCTGCTAATTTAACACATTGCTCTTTTCTTAGCGCATGTACCCAGGGTGATGCATCTCCTTTCAAAATAAAGCAGGCCCATCAG GACTGTGTTAAAACTAAAGCACTGAATTCCGTGCTAGCAGTGAGGAAAGTTTCACCAGAAGAAGCAATTGCAGCGGTGGAGAGAGTATTTCCCAAGTGTTACAATGACCTGGAGCCGATCGGGCGTCGAATTAGACGAAATTCCAAAGATATGTTCAAAGCATACATGGAAGGGCCACTGTATGGCTACGATGTGGATTAA